From Pseudanabaena sp. PCC 6802, one genomic window encodes:
- a CDS encoding Uma2 family endonuclease, which yields MQAQTKQRYFTPAEYLELEEKAEFRSEYHDGEIVAMTGGSINHNRIVGNLNAALKIALKGQAYEVFTNDLRLWLSQYRRYFYPDLMVVAGEPLFHENRNDTITNPLVIRKMGRNPVL from the coding sequence ATGCAGGCACAAACTAAGCAGCGCTATTTTACGCCCGCCGAATATTTGGAGCTAGAGGAGAAAGCTGAATTTAGAAGCGAATATCATGATGGAGAAATCGTCGCAATGACCGGTGGCTCGATTAACCATAATCGTATCGTAGGAAATCTCAATGCTGCCTTAAAAATTGCGCTTAAAGGCCAAGCCTATGAAGTATTCACAAACGACCTGCGATTGTGGTTATCGCAATATCGACGTTATTTCTACCCCGATCTGATGGTCGTAGCTGGAGAGCCATTATTTCATGAGAATCGCAATGATACGATTACAAATCCTCTAGTCATCAGAAAGATGGGTAGAAATCCCGTCCTTTAA
- a CDS encoding RNA-guided endonuclease InsQ/TnpB family protein, which translates to MEKAFKYRFYPTPEQETLLRKTMGCTRLVYNCALAARTEAWYKRQERVGYIETSAMLTQWKKQEDLQFLNEVSCVPLQQGLRHLQTAFSNFFAGRAKYPNFKKKHQGGSAEFTKSAFRWKDGKVFLAKSSEPLAIRWSRQLPKGAEPSTITVKLSPSGRWTVSLLVNVEIEPLPKSAHQIGIDLGITSLVALSNGEKVANPKGFAAKRIKLRKAQKALSRKQKGSNNRQKARLKVAKVHQEISDARKDFLHKLTTQLVRENQTIAIEDLAVKNMVKNRQLALAIGDASWGELVRQLEYKSDWYGRTLVKIDRWFPSSKRCGHCGYIVDKLPLNIREWDCPQCGTHHDRDLNAANNILAAGLAVKVCGANIRPDRHKSKGQLRNPSNGKKQKPKS; encoded by the coding sequence ATGGAAAAAGCTTTCAAGTACCGATTCTATCCAACTCCTGAGCAAGAAACCTTGCTGAGAAAGACGATGGGATGCACTCGACTCGTCTATAACTGCGCCCTCGCCGCCAGGACTGAAGCATGGTACAAAAGACAGGAACGGGTCGGGTATATTGAAACTTCTGCCATGCTGACTCAATGGAAAAAGCAAGAAGACTTGCAATTTCTTAATGAGGTTAGCTGTGTACCATTGCAACAGGGTTTGAGACACCTCCAAACAGCCTTTAGTAACTTTTTTGCAGGAAGGGCAAAATACCCCAACTTCAAGAAAAAGCATCAAGGTGGTAGTGCTGAATTTACTAAATCTGCTTTCAGATGGAAAGATGGCAAAGTATTTCTGGCTAAAAGCTCTGAACCGCTTGCTATCCGTTGGAGTCGTCAACTGCCTAAAGGCGCAGAACCTTCTACCATTACGGTAAAGCTTTCGCCCTCTGGACGATGGACGGTTTCCCTGTTGGTGAATGTCGAGATCGAACCATTGCCTAAGTCTGCTCATCAGATTGGGATTGATTTGGGGATAACAAGTTTGGTCGCCTTGAGTAATGGCGAAAAAGTTGCTAATCCCAAAGGATTTGCTGCTAAACGTATCAAACTGCGTAAAGCACAAAAAGCTTTGAGTCGTAAGCAGAAAGGGTCTAATAACCGACAGAAAGCTCGCCTCAAGGTAGCAAAAGTGCATCAAGAAATTAGCGATGCCCGTAAAGATTTTCTTCATAAGCTGACAACTCAATTGGTGCGTGAGAACCAAACCATTGCAATTGAGGATCTCGCTGTGAAGAATATGGTCAAGAATCGGCAACTTGCCCTTGCGATCGGTGATGCTAGTTGGGGTGAATTGGTCAGACAACTTGAATATAAATCCGACTGGTATGGTCGGACTCTTGTTAAGATTGACCGTTGGTTTCCGAGTTCTAAGCGTTGTGGGCATTGTGGTTACATCGTTGATAAGTTGCCGTTAAATATCAGAGAGTGGGATTGCCCTCAGTGCGGTACACATCACGATCGCGATCTCAATGCTGCTAACAATATTCTTGCCGCAGGGCTTGCGGTTAAAGTCTGTGGAGCGAACATAAGACCTGATAGGCATAAGTCTAAAGGGCAGTTGCGAAACCCCAGTAATGGGAAGAAACAGAAACCTAAGTCGTGA
- a CDS encoding sugar transferase: MPQPEVGWFVAIVLALGDIAGLAIAWHFAEKLNQSFAPIPKQLVWWEWLGLSSLFWVFAFFIIVLFAYHNFYSATSQWRNYVKQTQVISTVYLLSLVVAYFYDPKLDAPRSLFFTAWTSSIVFVIGIRLAITIFLHQFRFTRPQIPVFVIAPRDRIALLTEMVEKRVGYRVVGAVESSQAHISSTMQLIKASGAREVLADSLPETRLASNLYWQLRNARISLLLVPSSLVMLHRRGAPEIFAGMPTIRIEPQFFAIWEYRLKRLFDVCGALLGIICLAPVFAFVAIAIKLSSPGGVFYSQERVGLHGQVFRMWKFRTMCNDADKQQAGLERLNESKDGVMFKIKHDPRIIPIGRFLRRTSIDELPQLFNVLMGQMSMVGPRPLPIRDVARFDEWHHTRHLVLPGITGFWQISGRSQIDTIDDAARLDLFYIDHWSFNLDLEILIETLRIVLFSKGAY, from the coding sequence ATGCCTCAGCCTGAAGTTGGCTGGTTTGTGGCAATTGTACTAGCTTTAGGGGATATAGCTGGATTGGCTATAGCTTGGCATTTCGCCGAGAAGCTCAACCAATCATTTGCACCCATTCCCAAGCAGTTGGTGTGGTGGGAATGGCTGGGTCTATCCAGCTTATTTTGGGTATTTGCCTTTTTCATTATTGTTCTGTTTGCCTACCACAATTTTTATTCGGCAACGTCGCAGTGGCGCAATTACGTCAAGCAGACACAGGTAATCAGTACGGTCTATTTACTGTCTCTGGTCGTTGCTTATTTTTACGATCCTAAACTCGATGCGCCGCGATCGCTGTTCTTCACTGCCTGGACGAGTAGTATCGTCTTTGTAATTGGTATCCGGCTGGCAATCACGATTTTTCTACATCAGTTCCGCTTTACACGTCCCCAAATTCCCGTTTTCGTTATCGCGCCTCGCGATCGCATTGCTTTACTAACCGAGATGGTGGAAAAACGGGTGGGATATCGGGTGGTCGGTGCGGTGGAATCATCGCAAGCACATATATCTTCGACCATGCAGCTAATTAAAGCATCTGGTGCCAGGGAAGTTTTAGCGGATAGCTTACCAGAAACTAGACTCGCTTCTAATTTATATTGGCAACTGCGTAATGCCAGAATTAGCTTGCTTCTAGTACCATCTAGCCTGGTGATGCTGCATCGACGCGGCGCGCCCGAGATCTTTGCAGGAATGCCCACCATTCGGATCGAGCCGCAGTTCTTTGCCATTTGGGAATATCGATTAAAGCGCTTATTTGATGTTTGTGGGGCGTTACTCGGCATTATTTGCTTGGCACCTGTGTTTGCGTTTGTGGCGATCGCGATTAAGCTCAGCTCGCCAGGTGGCGTGTTTTACAGTCAAGAACGAGTCGGACTGCACGGACAGGTATTTCGCATGTGGAAGTTTCGTACCATGTGTAATGATGCCGACAAGCAACAAGCAGGGCTAGAGCGACTTAACGAAAGTAAAGATGGCGTGATGTTCAAAATTAAGCACGATCCGCGCATTATCCCGATCGGACGATTTTTGCGTCGTACCAGCATTGATGAGTTGCCGCAACTGTTTAATGTCCTCATGGGACAAATGAGCATGGTAGGACCAAGACCTTTACCAATTAGGGATGTGGCGCGGTTTGACGAGTGGCATCACACCAGACACCTGGTTTTACCCGGCATCACTGGATTTTGGCAAATTTCCGGGCGCTCTCAAATCGATACCATTGACGATGCCGCTCGCCTCGATCTCTTTTACATCGATCACTGGTCTTTCAACCTCGATCTGGAAATCCTGATTGAAACACTTAGAATCGTGCTATTTAGTAAGGGCGCATATTAG
- the nrdJ gene encoding ribonucleoside-triphosphate reductase, adenosylcobalamin-dependent, translating to MVQELERVKQSQQFPDSAPVANPVFFRTYSRKAAKQRESWAEVCDRTLAGLKQLGNLTDTEADLVDRMQRQLKALTSGRWLWVGGTPWIEQPENFSGGYNCTSTNVIDWRAFGLMMDLAMQGCGTGAVLEPKYINQLPAIRNRLHITVAGEIGATPAAERRQYTEVEFNLPQNQVTIYVGDSRQGWVQSYQTVLELSTDDRFTGDIQVTINISDVRASGEPLKGFGGMANPIKLPALYERCAGILNKAIGRQLTSIECCLLIDEAAVTIVAGNIRRSAGMRQGDSNDALFAGAKENLWQQDAEGNWRIDPERDSLRMANHTRVFHRKPTLEECIEAVRKQYYSGEGAIQWAGEVIARSNADILSNEKLKREFIAVYEQGEEAARVWIKNHHPDMQDREIEHRLQRYGLNPCGEICGADFHCNLSEIHLNQLNPHDFTEQEKAFTAGAISVAALLNHKFQEPRYQYSRELDPIVGVSFTGLFDFFVKAFGVEWLRWWEAGRPDTVQGLDFKQREAEYLNRWQEIVHRVVWDYCDRHGIRRPNRCTTVQPSGTKSLLTGASPGWHPPKAQRFIRRITCRKNDPVALACVDYGYNIVPSQSDKDENGNLLNDPFDPRCTEWLVEIPVSVIWADLPGADAIEISKFSALAQMDFYMQVQKFYTRHNTSATIEVRESEIESLGTRIFEAIRDDEGYISAALLARFDDLQTFPRLPFEPIDKQTYDRLQREVKERRITNDFNEALRRYDTGEHLVEAGPAGCDSDKCMLPEEKPNS from the coding sequence ATGGTGCAAGAACTTGAAAGGGTAAAGCAGTCCCAGCAGTTCCCCGATAGCGCGCCTGTGGCTAATCCCGTGTTTTTCCGCACGTATAGTCGCAAAGCAGCAAAACAGCGCGAGAGTTGGGCTGAGGTGTGCGATCGCACGCTAGCAGGTCTAAAGCAACTAGGTAACCTTACTGATACCGAAGCTGACTTAGTAGATCGGATGCAGCGGCAGCTAAAAGCCCTCACCTCGGGACGGTGGTTGTGGGTGGGCGGCACGCCCTGGATCGAGCAGCCGGAAAACTTTTCGGGTGGCTATAATTGCACCTCTACGAATGTAATTGACTGGCGCGCTTTCGGCCTGATGATGGATCTGGCCATGCAGGGGTGCGGTACGGGTGCGGTGCTGGAGCCAAAATACATTAACCAACTACCCGCGATTCGCAACCGCCTGCACATTACGGTCGCGGGTGAAATTGGTGCTACGCCTGCGGCAGAACGCCGCCAGTACACCGAAGTAGAATTTAATCTCCCCCAAAATCAAGTCACTATTTATGTTGGCGACAGCCGCCAGGGTTGGGTGCAGTCTTACCAGACAGTATTGGAACTATCGACTGACGATCGCTTCACGGGTGATATCCAGGTAACTATCAACATCAGCGATGTTAGAGCTTCCGGCGAACCGCTCAAAGGATTTGGCGGCATGGCAAATCCGATCAAATTACCTGCTCTCTACGAACGCTGTGCTGGGATTTTGAATAAAGCGATCGGTCGTCAACTCACATCCATTGAATGTTGCCTTCTCATCGACGAAGCCGCAGTCACCATCGTCGCTGGGAACATCCGTCGTAGTGCTGGGATGCGGCAAGGAGACAGTAATGACGCACTGTTTGCAGGCGCGAAAGAGAATCTCTGGCAACAGGATGCTGAAGGAAATTGGCGCATCGATCCGGAACGCGATTCTCTTCGGATGGCAAACCACACGAGAGTTTTTCACCGCAAACCAACTCTAGAGGAATGCATTGAAGCGGTTCGCAAGCAATATTATTCTGGTGAAGGGGCAATTCAATGGGCAGGTGAGGTAATTGCTCGCTCCAATGCCGACATTCTCTCTAATGAGAAGTTAAAACGAGAGTTTATCGCAGTTTACGAGCAAGGAGAAGAGGCTGCTCGTGTATGGATAAAAAATCATCATCCTGACATGCAAGATCGAGAAATCGAGCATAGGCTGCAGAGGTATGGGCTAAATCCCTGCGGAGAAATATGCGGTGCGGATTTTCATTGCAATTTGTCTGAAATTCACCTAAATCAGCTAAATCCGCACGATTTTACCGAACAAGAGAAAGCATTTACTGCTGGTGCGATCTCAGTAGCGGCGTTGCTAAATCACAAATTCCAAGAGCCGCGCTATCAATACAGCCGCGAACTAGACCCCATCGTCGGTGTTTCGTTTACGGGCTTGTTTGATTTCTTTGTCAAGGCTTTTGGTGTGGAATGGTTGCGCTGGTGGGAAGCAGGTAGACCGGATACGGTGCAGGGACTCGACTTCAAACAACGTGAAGCGGAATATCTGAACCGCTGGCAGGAAATCGTACATCGGGTCGTCTGGGATTACTGCGATCGCCACGGCATTCGTCGTCCCAATCGTTGTACTACAGTGCAACCATCGGGGACAAAATCACTGCTCACTGGTGCATCGCCAGGCTGGCATCCACCTAAAGCGCAGAGGTTTATTCGGCGCATCACCTGCCGCAAGAACGACCCAGTCGCACTTGCCTGCGTTGACTACGGCTATAATATCGTGCCATCGCAATCGGATAAGGATGAGAATGGTAACTTGCTCAACGATCCCTTCGATCCTAGATGTACCGAGTGGCTGGTGGAAATTCCAGTGAGCGTCATTTGGGCGGACTTACCTGGTGCCGATGCGATCGAAATTTCCAAATTCTCAGCCTTGGCACAAATGGATTTCTACATGCAGGTACAGAAATTCTATACGCGCCATAACACCTCAGCTACGATTGAGGTACGCGAGAGCGAGATTGAGAGTTTGGGCACTCGCATCTTTGAGGCAATTCGCGATGATGAGGGTTACATTTCCGCCGCATTACTAGCCCGCTTTGACGATCTGCAAACCTTCCCCCGTCTGCCCTTCGAGCCAATTGATAAGCAGACCTACGATCGCCTGCAACGGGAGGTAAAAGAGCGCCGCATTACCAATGACTTCAATGAAGCTTTGCGACGTTACGACACGGGCGAGCATCTAGTAGAAGCAGGGCCAGCGGGTTGCGACTCGGATAAGTGTATGCTGCCAGAAGAAAAACCAAACTCATAA
- a CDS encoding lipoxygenase family protein yields MTASTQPLPKDLFPYIGKEGEDLPRFDPQKPLPPKVAPNPRLVANMGLHTIPAKPVPPLALLGIAGVTDIIQQMPTPNIMPANLTRCRPDKFSDAFFVDRRLNGFNPGKLNRTIGQEWQYVVRYDCRKYAVDPGGILPATIEARFVLRGHSLYAHSIQYVLREGNNISNAPITNSPGDADWEWAKRLFRSAEFLFQETQAHLARTHLNVEQYAMAYYRNVKNNKIAELLEPHFEGLLNINKLGANIIFGDEGVIPQSSTISTTDVEKLLKEEVSRLNYHTWHPRMQALQDFVSNNHYDRAAIAVWEIVEQYVGKFFQDYESAIRSDWAEIEGMSQDLVGHSILKRELGTLKIHNINDLKKLCIYVIYHSSFLHSWTNYKQYEDGGDIEYAALGLWDEKHPSFDPAVAAKRNIGQVLITWTLSSVRYNPIMENGSSLLKDLLWQRRDEIQPGLPLEMLMMSIHI; encoded by the coding sequence ATGACTGCAAGTACACAACCACTGCCTAAAGATCTCTTTCCCTATATCGGCAAAGAGGGAGAAGATTTGCCCAGATTCGATCCGCAGAAGCCTTTGCCACCAAAGGTAGCACCCAACCCTCGGTTGGTAGCTAATATGGGGTTGCATACTATCCCAGCCAAACCCGTTCCACCACTGGCACTCTTGGGGATTGCAGGCGTGACGGACATCATACAGCAAATGCCAACCCCCAATATCATGCCGGCGAATTTAACGCGCTGCCGTCCAGACAAGTTTAGCGATGCCTTCTTCGTCGATCGCCGCCTCAATGGCTTCAATCCAGGTAAGCTCAATCGCACGATCGGACAAGAGTGGCAGTACGTCGTTCGCTACGATTGCCGCAAATATGCAGTCGATCCAGGTGGAATTTTGCCCGCGACTATCGAAGCGAGGTTTGTATTGCGAGGGCATAGTCTATACGCGCACTCCATTCAGTACGTGCTGAGAGAAGGAAATAATATCAGCAATGCGCCCATTACTAATTCTCCTGGCGATGCCGATTGGGAATGGGCAAAACGCCTATTTCGCAGTGCCGAGTTTCTGTTTCAAGAAACGCAGGCACATTTGGCGCGCACTCATTTGAATGTCGAACAATATGCCATGGCGTATTATCGCAACGTCAAAAACAATAAAATTGCGGAGCTACTGGAGCCTCATTTTGAGGGTCTGCTCAATATTAATAAACTAGGTGCAAATATCATCTTTGGCGACGAGGGAGTTATCCCCCAATCCTCAACTATAAGTACAACAGACGTGGAGAAACTGCTCAAAGAGGAGGTCAGTCGGCTCAACTATCATACCTGGCATCCTCGCATGCAAGCTCTACAGGATTTTGTCAGCAATAACCATTACGATCGCGCTGCGATCGCCGTGTGGGAGATTGTCGAGCAGTATGTAGGGAAATTTTTCCAGGATTATGAGTCGGCAATTAGATCGGATTGGGCAGAAATTGAAGGGATGTCGCAGGATCTGGTCGGTCATTCCATTCTCAAACGAGAACTCGGCACGTTAAAAATTCATAATATTAACGATCTGAAGAAACTCTGCATCTATGTCATTTATCATTCATCATTTTTACATTCCTGGACCAATTACAAACAATACGAAGATGGTGGCGATATAGAATATGCCGCACTTGGTCTGTGGGATGAGAAACATCCCAGTTTCGACCCCGCAGTGGCTGCCAAAAGGAATATCGGTCAGGTACTGATTACCTGGACTCTTTCAAGCGTTCGCTACAATCCAATTATGGAAAACGGTAGCTCGCTGTTAAAAGATTTGCTGTGGCAGAGGCGCGATGAGATTCAGCCAGGTTTACCTTTAGAGATGCTGATGATGAGCATCCATATCTAA
- the speA gene encoding biosynthetic arginine decarboxylase has protein sequence MVQEIQKTLNANGKVATGKTWTIQDSEELYRINGWGDPYFSINEAGHITVSPQGDRGGCIDLYELVKDLQKRNLRLPLLLRFSDILADRIERLNACFAKAIARYNYNGTYRGVYPVKVNQQRQLVEELVNYGKPYQFGLEAGSKPELLIALATLKTPGALLICNGYKDREYIETALLSQRLGQTPIIVIEQLEEVDIVIQEARKLKIQPIVGVRAKLCSKGIGRWEDSAGDRAKFGLSIWEILEVVERLRAADLLSSLQLLHFHIGSQISSISTIKDALREASQIYVQLAAIGANMHFIDVGGGLGVDYDGSKTNFYASKNYNMQNYAYDVVAAVKEACAPKNIPVPTIVSESGRAIASHQSVLVFEVLNVSETPNGKIPPLDEGEHLTIRNLFETLEQINEDNYQEAYHDAVQFKDEAVSLFSFGYLNLQERARAERLYWECCDRILKIVRQQNYVPDDLEDLEKSMAVTYYCNFSVFQSAPDSWAIDQLFPIAPIHRLNAEPSCRGTLADLTCDSDGKIDKFIDLRDVKSVLELHPFTPGENYYLGLFLGGAYQEILGDLHNLFGDTDAVHIHATPTGYQVEHVIRGDSMTEVLQYVQYSSDALLENMRRATEAALQKKEITLEEARLLLQNYEHSLRGYTYLS, from the coding sequence ATGGTGCAGGAAATTCAAAAGACTCTGAATGCAAATGGTAAAGTTGCAACTGGTAAAACCTGGACGATCCAGGATAGCGAGGAACTTTATCGCATCAATGGTTGGGGCGATCCCTACTTTAGCATCAACGAAGCTGGCCACATTACCGTTTCCCCCCAGGGCGATCGCGGTGGTTGTATCGATCTGTACGAACTAGTCAAAGATCTGCAAAAACGCAATCTGCGACTACCACTGCTGTTAAGGTTCTCTGATATTTTGGCCGATCGCATCGAACGCCTGAATGCCTGCTTTGCCAAAGCGATCGCCCGCTACAACTACAACGGCACCTATCGCGGCGTTTACCCTGTTAAGGTCAACCAGCAGCGCCAACTGGTCGAGGAACTGGTCAACTACGGCAAGCCTTACCAGTTTGGCTTAGAAGCAGGCTCTAAACCCGAATTACTGATCGCCCTTGCCACGCTGAAAACACCAGGCGCTCTACTGATCTGCAATGGCTATAAAGATCGGGAATATATCGAAACTGCCCTTCTCTCACAACGGTTGGGACAAACGCCAATTATCGTGATCGAGCAACTGGAAGAAGTTGATATCGTCATTCAGGAAGCTAGAAAGCTAAAAATTCAACCCATTGTGGGAGTGCGTGCCAAACTTTGCTCCAAAGGGATCGGACGCTGGGAAGATTCCGCTGGCGATCGCGCTAAATTCGGTCTCAGTATTTGGGAAATCCTGGAAGTAGTGGAACGTCTTAGGGCTGCCGACCTGCTCTCGTCTTTGCAGCTACTCCATTTTCACATCGGCTCTCAAATTAGTTCGATTAGCACGATCAAAGATGCGCTGAGGGAAGCTTCCCAAATCTACGTGCAGCTAGCAGCGATCGGCGCGAACATGCATTTCATCGATGTTGGTGGGGGATTGGGGGTAGACTACGACGGCTCTAAGACTAATTTCTACGCTTCCAAAAACTACAACATGCAAAACTATGCCTACGACGTTGTAGCGGCGGTTAAGGAAGCCTGTGCCCCTAAAAACATCCCCGTTCCCACAATTGTTAGCGAAAGTGGCAGGGCGATCGCTTCGCATCAATCGGTTCTCGTGTTTGAAGTTCTCAATGTCAGCGAGACACCTAATGGCAAAATCCCTCCACTCGATGAGGGCGAACATCTAACTATCCGCAATCTATTTGAAACATTAGAACAAATCAACGAAGATAACTATCAGGAGGCATATCACGATGCCGTCCAATTTAAAGATGAAGCAGTTAGTCTGTTTTCCTTCGGCTATTTAAATTTGCAGGAACGAGCCAGAGCCGAGCGCCTGTACTGGGAATGTTGCGATCGCATCCTCAAGATCGTGCGCCAGCAAAATTACGTGCCCGACGATCTCGAAGATCTGGAGAAATCCATGGCAGTTACCTATTACTGTAATTTTTCGGTATTCCAGTCGGCACCAGATAGCTGGGCGATCGATCAGCTATTCCCCATTGCCCCCATCCATCGCTTGAATGCGGAACCCTCCTGTCGCGGTACGCTGGCCGATCTGACTTGCGATAGCGATGGCAAGATCGATAAATTTATCGATCTGCGCGATGTAAAATCTGTTTTGGAACTCCATCCCTTTACGCCTGGAGAAAACTATTACCTCGGTCTATTTCTCGGTGGCGCGTACCAGGAAATCCTCGGCGATTTGCATAATCTATTCGGCGATACCGATGCCGTACACATCCACGCTACACCTACGGGCTATCAGGTGGAACACGTAATTCGAGGTGATTCCATGACCGAGGTACTGCAATACGTGCAATATAGTTCCGATGCCTTATTGGAGAATATGCGTCGCGCTACCGAGGCAGCGCTTCAGAAAAAGGAAATTACGCTCGAAGAAGCAAGGCTCCTATTACAGAACTACGAGCATAGTCTGCGCGGTTATACCTACTTAAGTTGA
- a CDS encoding zinc metalloprotease HtpX, whose protein sequence is MTSPTEPNPEQPFHTSKAGRAAQIGVKLATFSGAGNLSLASGITLGMIFAIVLVLILGITLIMGSENPIAGLGVAVGITVVVNLVVFFLSPFLMDLMQRWLYNTRWVSLDEIARRSPETSATIRRVCAEKNIKQPRLGIIDDENPTAFTYGSLPNSARLVVSQGLFTYLDDDEVATVYAHELGHIVHWDFAVMTLAATMVQIVFLIYVTARSMSRGGGDNKLKDAAAGVSLAAYVFYIVGTYLMLYLSRTREYFADRFAAETTGNPNALSRALVKIAYGIIEVGERSQEPSRLVEGTRALGIYDHKAAASTGTAYRISSSPEQIGRVFLWDMFNPWGWWMELNSTHPLTGKRVRALSTYAEQLGLPTEFNMARVVADGKSLDRNKLYGNFAVDVVLYAAEIIGIFAGLALGIAIAKSSGNSMWFLTGPLVGLGAGILIKALVSFPDYSRAPETSVIELMADPYASPLRGKPARLNGDLIGRGDAGYVFGSDLKLQERTGMMYLHYSSRFGSIGNFLFGMKRVKNLIGMKVQTVGWFRRGVAPWVDLIQLKTDSGTVVNSYHRFWAFILGGGAIILGLFLLSLR, encoded by the coding sequence ATGACATCACCTACTGAGCCAAACCCTGAGCAACCGTTCCATACCTCAAAAGCAGGACGGGCGGCTCAGATTGGCGTGAAGTTAGCAACTTTTAGCGGCGCTGGCAATCTCTCCCTGGCATCGGGAATTACCCTGGGGATGATTTTTGCGATCGTGCTCGTCCTGATCCTTGGAATAACCCTAATTATGGGCAGCGAAAATCCCATTGCGGGCTTAGGGGTTGCGGTTGGGATTACTGTTGTAGTTAACCTGGTAGTCTTTTTTCTCTCTCCATTCCTGATGGATTTAATGCAGCGCTGGCTGTACAACACGCGCTGGGTTTCTCTAGATGAAATTGCTCGCCGTAGCCCCGAGACCTCTGCCACGATCCGCCGCGTTTGCGCCGAAAAAAATATTAAACAGCCTCGCTTAGGCATCATTGACGATGAGAACCCCACAGCTTTTACCTATGGTTCTTTACCAAACAGCGCTCGCCTGGTTGTGAGCCAAGGGCTATTTACTTACCTCGACGACGATGAAGTTGCCACAGTCTACGCCCACGAGCTAGGTCACATCGTGCATTGGGACTTTGCTGTCATGACGCTCGCAGCGACTATGGTGCAGATTGTCTTCCTAATCTATGTCACGGCAAGGAGCATGAGTCGCGGTGGTGGTGATAATAAGTTAAAAGATGCTGCTGCGGGTGTTTCTCTAGCTGCCTACGTTTTTTACATTGTTGGTACATATTTGATGTTGTACCTATCGCGCACCCGCGAGTATTTTGCCGATCGCTTTGCGGCTGAAACCACTGGTAATCCCAATGCCCTATCCCGCGCGCTGGTCAAGATTGCTTACGGTATTATTGAGGTGGGCGAGCGCTCTCAAGAACCCAGTCGGTTAGTGGAAGGGACTCGCGCTCTGGGTATTTACGATCATAAAGCAGCAGCTTCAACCGGCACGGCCTATCGCATCTCTTCTTCTCCCGAGCAGATCGGTCGCGTATTCCTGTGGGATATGTTCAATCCTTGGGGATGGTGGATGGAATTAAACTCAACGCACCCACTCACGGGCAAGCGCGTGCGTGCTTTGAGCACCTATGCCGAACAATTGGGATTGCCGACCGAGTTCAATATGGCACGGGTTGTTGCTGATGGTAAGAGCCTGGATCGGAATAAGTTATACGGCAACTTTGCAGTCGATGTCGTTCTCTACGCCGCAGAGATAATCGGTATCTTTGCCGGGTTAGCGCTCGGGATCGCGATCGCCAAATCCTCAGGCAACAGCATGTGGTTCCTGACTGGCCCATTGGTTGGCCTCGGCGCGGGCATCTTAATCAAGGCCCTGGTGTCTTTCCCAGACTACAGTAGAGCACCTGAAACCAGCGTAATTGAGTTAATGGCAGACCCCTATGCCAGTCCGTTACGGGGCAAGCCCGCCAGACTGAATGGCGATCTGATCGGTCGTGGCGATGCAGGCTACGTGTTCGGTTCCGACCTGAAGCTACAGGAGCGCACGGGCATGATGTACCTCCACTATTCTTCTCGCTTTGGCTCAATTGGGAATTTCCTGTTTGGTATGAAGCGCGTCAAGAATCTCATTGGCATGAAAGTACAAACGGTGGGATGGTTCCGTCGCGGTGTTGCACCTTGGGTCGATCTGATTCAACTCAAGACCGACAGCGGCACAGTTGTAAACAGCTATCACCGCTTCTGGGCGTTTATCTTGGGCGGCGGTGCAATCATTCTAGGTTTATTTCTTTTATCTCTCCGCTAA